The Tubulanus polymorphus chromosome 1, tnTubPoly1.2, whole genome shotgun sequence genome contains a region encoding:
- the LOC141907772 gene encoding uncharacterized protein LOC141907772 isoform X1, with amino-acid sequence MAGSVSEGQNDEYFYETKALVLQYLGLVPGALSNLNYEQLDLSASSSVNAVNQSSRSISDDDTSSLRSSVDYREFESRPDEVDGNYPRTSSAKSSPQKPCFRSTVTSPSSPLYLEGQCGKVCDYGEPKQTVMIGDNVRNDATKRRSSEGISIIDSSLSHVNNSSVNESTDSSRFYTPDRQISSSYSESFLSAETTLVDTPTWRSTESLSSNSGRRRRVSREELSSNVQSDGVTRLMRDELSSPQRRRHAASDPVYHTGQPIADRSNLLLNLQPTCAQAQSPDCDMDRGAYLEYLQNEFEEVKRLQTPNSITPIADVLQSPEAEVAKMLDSISAEVMKTYGTSIDEATRRVLKESMVQMTYEDFRNAGDSLLVRAPPGIHRISLALCFSRQIANAMLQRGGQSLRSVTDFSVQFVANTAANFILERGGWNSITDLEFESSPDSPFPPDSNLSFPPIPDTRSQPSITSNSSGATLLAQDSELTEDTVGDLPSVSNIDTLNESTRSRVSDVSNLSAAELTEDYQEVMNSYVQWGSAFIGVVAVAIGVSFAIYRSHDR; translated from the exons ATGGCTGGCAGTGTTAGTGAGGGTCAGAACGACGAATACTTCTACGAAACGAAGGCGTTAGTGCTTCAGTATCTCGGCCTGGTTCCGGGGGCgttatcaaatttgaattatgaGCAACTTGACCTTTCAGCATCAAGCAGCGTGAACGCTGTAAATCAGTCTTCTAGAAGCATATCCGATGATGATACTTCGTCTTTACGAAGTTCCGTTGATTACCGAGAATTTGAATCGAGACCCGATGAAGTCGATGGCAATTATCCTCGGACCAGCTCGGCGAAATCATCCCCGCAAAAACCGTGTTTTAGGTCGACAGTGACGTCTCCGAGTTCTCCTCTTTACCTCGAAGGTCAATGCGGTAAAGTTTGCGATTATGGAGAGCCAAAGCAGACTGTAATGATTGGTGATAATGTGAGAAATGATGCGACTAAACGACGATCATCCGAAGGAATTTCTATTATAGATTCTTCATTAAGTCATGTAAACAATTCGTCAGTAAATGAATCGACTGATAGTAGTAGATTCTATACTCCCGACCGACAGATAAGCAGTAGCTATAGCGAATCATTTCTAAGCGCTGAAACCACGTTAGTTGATACTCCGACGTGGCGTTCTACTGAGAGTCTATCGTCGAATAGCGGTCGACGTCGAAGAGTGAGTCGTGAAGAACTGAGTTCTAACGTTCAATCCGACGGAGTCACTCGCTTAATGAGAGATGAATTATCATCGCCGCAGAGGAGGAGACACGCTGCGTCCGATCCTGTTTATCACACCGGTCAACCAATCGCTGACCGGTCAAATCTATTACTGAATTTACAACCTACATGCGCTCAGGCTCAATCACCTGACTGCGATATGGATCGTGGAGCTTATTTAGAGTATCTTCAAAATGAGTTCGAAGAAG TGAAAAGACTCCAAACGCCCAACTCTATCACTCCGATTGCTGATGTGCTTCAAAGTCCAGAAGCGGAAGTAGCTAAGATGTTGGATTCTATATCGGCAGAGGTGATGAAAACATACGGAACTAGTATAGATGAAGCGACCAGACGCGTTCTGAAAGAAAGCATGGTTCAAATGACGTACGAAGATTTCCGGAATGCCGGTGATAGTTTACTGGTTCGTGCCCCTCCTGGCATTCATCGG ATCAGTCTAGCTCTGTGCTTTAGTCGGCAGATCGCCAACGCAATGCTGCAACGCGGTGGACAGAGTCTAAGAAGCGTAACTGATTTTTCCGTTCAGTTTGTCGCGAATACTGCTGCTAATTTTATACTGGAAAGAGGAGGATGG aactCAATAACTGATTTAGAGTTTGAGTCCAGTCCTGATTCACCATTCCCACCGGATTCAAACTTGTCATTCCCACCGATTCCAGACACAAGGTCACAACCAAGCATTACTAGTAATTCATCTGGTGCAACTCTATTAGCGCAGGATAGTGAATTAACTGAAGATACAGTTGGAGATTTACCCTCCGTTTCTAATATTGATACGTTAAATGAAAGTACTCGGAGTCGTGTATCTGATGTTTCTAATTTATCGGCTGCTGAATTAACCGAAGACTACCAGGAAGTAATGAATTCCTATGTGCAGTGGGGTTCTGCATTTATAGGTGTAGTAGCTGTTGCTATTGGTGTTAGTTTTGCAATTTATCGCAGTCACGATAGATGA
- the LOC141908157 gene encoding isobutyryl-CoA dehydrogenase, mitochondrial-like isoform X1 gives MACFLKNIGLLRVSGRYARLITINNRSLSSCIDPSTGLTDEQKHIQKVADDFARNEMAPHMAKWDQEEIFPKDLFKKCGALGFGAIYCKEDHGGTGLSRFDATVIFEAMSRGCVSTTAYVSIHNMCAWMIDKFGSDEHRNRWIPKMNAMELLGSYCLTEPDSGSDAASLQTTAVKDGDHYILNGTKAFISGGGATDVYLVMCRTSGKGPKGISCILVEKDTPGLQFGKKEKKIGWNSHPTRQVILEDCKVPVSNILGEEGGGFNIAMHGINGGRINVAACSLGAAQAAIEAAGDHLKVRKQFGKPLKDFQYLQFKLADMATKVVTSRLMVRNAAEALQNGSPNTVSLCSMTKLYVTDACFEVCNDALQMFGGYGFLKDYPVQQYVRDIRAHQIIEGSNEIMRMLIARDVLK, from the exons ATGGcttgttttctgaaaaatattggTTTATTGCGCGTATCTGGTCGATATGCACGACTGATTACTATCAATAATCGATCACTTTCATCATGTATTGATC cctCAACTGGTTTAACAGATGAACAGAAACATATTCAGAAAGTTGCAGATGACTTCGCCAGAAACGAAATGGCTCCTCATATGGCAAAATGGGACCAAGAG GAAATCTTTCCAAAAGACTTATTCAAAAAGTGCGGTGCCCTGGGGTTTGGAGCTATATATTGTAAAGAAGATCATGGAGGAACTGGACTTTCACGATTTGATGCTACGGTTATTTTCGAAGCTATGTCTCGTGGTTGTGTTTCTACAACTGCGTATGTCAGTATTCACAA TATGTGTGCATGGATGATAGATAAGTTCGGCTCTGATGAACATAGAAATCGCTGGATTCCTAAAATGAATGCTATGGAATTACTGGGGTCATACTGCTTAACTGAACCAG ATAGTGGCAGTGATGCTGCATCACTTCAAACTACTGCCGTAAAAGATGGTGATCATTATATTCTCAATGGAACTAAG GCATTTATCAGCGGAGGAGGAGCAACTGATGTTTATCTGGTAATGTGTCGAACATCTGGTAAAGGACCAAAAGGAATCTCATGTATTCTCGTCGAGAAGGACACACCCGGCCTTCAGTTTGGTAAAAAGGAGAAAAAG aTTGGTTGGAATAGTCATCCTACACGTCAGGTTATTCTAGAAGACTGTAAAGTTCCGGTTAGTAATATACTCGGTGAAGAAGGCGGTGGATTCAATATAGCTATGCACGGCATTAATGGTGGTCGTATCAATGTAG CTGCATGTTCACTCGGAGCAGCACAAGCTGCTATTGAAGCCGCCGGTGATCACTTGAAAGTGCGAAAACAGTTCGGCAAACCGCTGAAAGACTTTcagtatttacaattcaaGTTGGCAGACATGGCGACTAAAGTTGTGACGTCGCGATTAATGGTACGGAATGCAGCTGAGGCTCTTCAGAATGGTTCTCCTAACACTGTGTCATTGTGTTCTATGACTAAATTATACGTCACTGATGCTTGTTTTGAG GTTTGTAATGATGCTTTGCAGATGTTCGGTGGATATGGCTTCCTAAAGGATTATCCCGTGCAACAATATGTAAGGGATATCAGGGCCCATCAAATAATAGAGG GGAGTAATGAAATTATGCGGATGCTTATTGCAAGagatgttttgaaatag
- the LOC141908157 gene encoding isobutyryl-CoA dehydrogenase, mitochondrial-like isoform X2, which yields MACFLKNIGLLRVSGRYARLITINNRSLSSCIDPSTGLTDEQKHIQKVADDFARNEMAPHMAKWDQEEIFPKDLFKKCGALGFGAIYCKEDHGGTGLSRFDATVIFEAMSRGCVSTTAYVSIHNMCAWMIDKFGSDEHRNRWIPKMNAMELLGSYCLTEPGFGSDAASLQTTAVKDGDHYILNGTKAFISGGGATDVYLVMCRTSGKGPKGISCILVEKDTPGLQFGKKEKKIGWNSHPTRQVILEDCKVPVSNILGEEGGGFNIAMHGINGGRINVAACSLGAAQAAIEAAGDHLKVRKQFGKPLKDFQYLQFKLADMATKVVTSRLMVRNAAEALQNGSPNTVSLCSMTKLYVTDACFEVCNDALQMFGGYGFLKDYPVQQYVRDIRAHQIIEGSNEIMRMLIARDVLK from the exons ATGGcttgttttctgaaaaatattggTTTATTGCGCGTATCTGGTCGATATGCACGACTGATTACTATCAATAATCGATCACTTTCATCATGTATTGATC cctCAACTGGTTTAACAGATGAACAGAAACATATTCAGAAAGTTGCAGATGACTTCGCCAGAAACGAAATGGCTCCTCATATGGCAAAATGGGACCAAGAG GAAATCTTTCCAAAAGACTTATTCAAAAAGTGCGGTGCCCTGGGGTTTGGAGCTATATATTGTAAAGAAGATCATGGAGGAACTGGACTTTCACGATTTGATGCTACGGTTATTTTCGAAGCTATGTCTCGTGGTTGTGTTTCTACAACTGCGTATGTCAGTATTCACAA TATGTGTGCATGGATGATAGATAAGTTCGGCTCTGATGAACATAGAAATCGCTGGATTCCTAAAATGAATGCTATGGAATTACTGGGGTCATACTGCTTAACTGAACCAGGTTT TGGCAGTGATGCTGCATCACTTCAAACTACTGCCGTAAAAGATGGTGATCATTATATTCTCAATGGAACTAAG GCATTTATCAGCGGAGGAGGAGCAACTGATGTTTATCTGGTAATGTGTCGAACATCTGGTAAAGGACCAAAAGGAATCTCATGTATTCTCGTCGAGAAGGACACACCCGGCCTTCAGTTTGGTAAAAAGGAGAAAAAG aTTGGTTGGAATAGTCATCCTACACGTCAGGTTATTCTAGAAGACTGTAAAGTTCCGGTTAGTAATATACTCGGTGAAGAAGGCGGTGGATTCAATATAGCTATGCACGGCATTAATGGTGGTCGTATCAATGTAG CTGCATGTTCACTCGGAGCAGCACAAGCTGCTATTGAAGCCGCCGGTGATCACTTGAAAGTGCGAAAACAGTTCGGCAAACCGCTGAAAGACTTTcagtatttacaattcaaGTTGGCAGACATGGCGACTAAAGTTGTGACGTCGCGATTAATGGTACGGAATGCAGCTGAGGCTCTTCAGAATGGTTCTCCTAACACTGTGTCATTGTGTTCTATGACTAAATTATACGTCACTGATGCTTGTTTTGAG GTTTGTAATGATGCTTTGCAGATGTTCGGTGGATATGGCTTCCTAAAGGATTATCCCGTGCAACAATATGTAAGGGATATCAGGGCCCATCAAATAATAGAGG GGAGTAATGAAATTATGCGGATGCTTATTGCAAGagatgttttgaaatag
- the LOC141910541 gene encoding CUE domain-containing protein 2-B-like isoform X1 — MDNKEHVIQASLSNFLHAHNITEIFIDEIVLSYVVSILEDLGNNDVIEEAFDVEEFSEMMNAYLPGFENISSVAICEWMFELSAQLSGRRENENKPPQLLSSYIPDALPPERGVNHQARTFSESSTGSTSSSVSKLSTGSSCDETQIQVLLEMFPAACALEVRHCLCVTDGDVEAAAQMLLVPDESKENSVSIPKNPPSHCLKKKGSAVLDDKCVKDQIVQKYSYIDLDEDKKTFRPPPVKKEPKKMVRYLDGRIVTTKGERFTEIKKEEDEDQKKTYVNLKPARQYRFH, encoded by the exons ATGGATAACAAGGAACACGTAATTCAAGCTTCGCTTTCAAATTTCCTACATGCTCACAATATCACTGAAAT ATTTATCGATGAAATCGTTTTGTCGTACGTCGTCAGTATATTGGAAGACCTCGGAAATAACGACGTCATTGAAGAAGCTTTCGATGTTgaagaattttctgaaatgatgAACGCCTATCTACCGGGTTTTGAAAACATCAGTAG TGTGGCGATTTGTGAATGGATGTTTGAGCTGTCGGCTCAGTTGTCGGGTCGCAGGGAAAATG AAAATAAACCACCGCAGTTGCTATCGAGTTACATACCAGACGCTCTTCCGCCTGAACGAGGTGTTAATCATCAAGCGAGAACATTCTCAGAATCATCGACTGGATCGACATCTTCATCTGTC AGTAAGTTAAGTACTGGTAGTAGTTGTGATGAAACACAGATTCAGGTTCTGTTAGAGATGTTTCCAGCTGCGTGTGCTCTCGAGGTGCGTCATTGTCTCTGCGTAACCGACGGCGATGTCGAAGCTGCCGCGCAGATGCTTCTCGTTCCCGACGAATCTAAAGAGAATTCTGTCTCGATCCCTAAAAAC CCACCTTCTCATTGTCTGAAGAAGAAAGGTTCCGCAGTGTTGGACGATAAATGCGTGAAAGATCAAATTGTGCAGAA atattcCTATATAGATCTCGATGAAGACAAGAAGACATTTAGACCACCACCTGTGAAGAAA GAACCAAAGAAGATGGTTCGTTACTTGGACGGTCGAATCGTCACTACTAAAGGTGAAAGATTCACCGAAATTAAGAAAGAAGAAGATGAAGACCAGAAGAAGACATACGTGAATTTAAAACCAGCAAGACAGTACAGGTTCCACTGA
- the LOC141908995 gene encoding V-type proton ATPase subunit E-like, whose amino-acid sequence MPLSDQDVQKQIQHMMAFIDQEANEKAEEIDAKAEEEFNIEKGRLVQQQRMKIMEFYERKEKQVELQKKIQNSNLLNQARLKILKAREEHIQNVIEDARCRLVHIANDKNKYKAVLLGLISQGLCKLGEDEVSVQCRQEDLNIVRDCLPAAINKCKELIKKDVKASMDTENFLGSETSGGVILLANKGKIKVVNTLDKRLELMSGQMLPEIRNSLFGSNPNRKFFD is encoded by the exons ATGCCGTTAAGCGATCAAGATGTGCAGAAACAA ATTCAGCATATGATGGCCTTCATAGATCAGGAGGCTAATGAAAAAGCTGAAGAAATTGATGCTAAG GCTGAGGAAGAGTTCAATATCGAAAAGGGGCGACTCGTTCAACAGCAACGAATGAAGATCATGGAGTTTTATGAAAGGAAAGAAAAACAAGTAGaacttcagaaaaaaat ACAAAATTCAAACTTGTTGAATCAAGCGAGGTTGAAGATACTGAAAGCCAGAGAGGAACATATCCAG AATGTAATTGAAGATGCCCGCTGCAGACTTGTTCATATAGCTAATGATAAGAATAAATACAAAGCAGTTCTTTTAGGTCTTATAAGTCAG GGCTTGTGTAAGTTGGGTGAAGATGAAGTATCGGTTCAATGCAGACAAGAAGATCTGAATATAGTTAGA GATTGTTTACCAGCTGCTATCAATAAATGTAAAGAGCTAATCAAAAAAGATGTGAAAGCCAGCATGGATACAGAAAACTTCTTAGGGTCTGAAAC ATCCGGTGGAGTTATCCTTCTTGCAAATAAAGGCAAAATCAAAGTTGTGAATACCTTAGACAAGAGGTTAGAGCTAATGAGTGGCCAG aTGCTTCCCGAGATTCGAAATTCTCTATTCGGTTCCAATCCAAATCGAAAGTTCTTTGATTAG
- the LOC141907772 gene encoding uncharacterized protein LOC141907772 isoform X2, whose protein sequence is MAGSVSEGQNDEYFYETKALVLQYLGLVPGALSNLNYEQLDLSASSSVNAVNQSSRSISDDDTSSLRSSVDYREFESRPDEVDGNYPRTSSAKSSPQKPCFRSTVTSPSSPLYLEGQCGKVCDYGEPKQTVMIGDNVRNDATKRRSSEGISIIDSSLSHVNNSSVNESTDSSRFYTPDRQISSSYSESFLSAETTLVDTPTWRSTESLSSNSGRRRRVSREELSSNVQSDGVTRLMRDELSSPQRRRHAASDPVYHTGQPIADRSNLLLNLQPTCAQAQSPDCDMDRGAYLEYLQNEFEEVKRLQTPNSITPIADVLQSPEAEVAKMLDSISAEVMKTYGTSIDEATRRVLKESMVQMTYEDFRNAGDSLLVRAPPGIHRISLALCFSRQIANAMLQRGGQSLRSVTDFSVQFVANTAANFILERGGWLTTLQTFIRGHI, encoded by the exons ATGGCTGGCAGTGTTAGTGAGGGTCAGAACGACGAATACTTCTACGAAACGAAGGCGTTAGTGCTTCAGTATCTCGGCCTGGTTCCGGGGGCgttatcaaatttgaattatgaGCAACTTGACCTTTCAGCATCAAGCAGCGTGAACGCTGTAAATCAGTCTTCTAGAAGCATATCCGATGATGATACTTCGTCTTTACGAAGTTCCGTTGATTACCGAGAATTTGAATCGAGACCCGATGAAGTCGATGGCAATTATCCTCGGACCAGCTCGGCGAAATCATCCCCGCAAAAACCGTGTTTTAGGTCGACAGTGACGTCTCCGAGTTCTCCTCTTTACCTCGAAGGTCAATGCGGTAAAGTTTGCGATTATGGAGAGCCAAAGCAGACTGTAATGATTGGTGATAATGTGAGAAATGATGCGACTAAACGACGATCATCCGAAGGAATTTCTATTATAGATTCTTCATTAAGTCATGTAAACAATTCGTCAGTAAATGAATCGACTGATAGTAGTAGATTCTATACTCCCGACCGACAGATAAGCAGTAGCTATAGCGAATCATTTCTAAGCGCTGAAACCACGTTAGTTGATACTCCGACGTGGCGTTCTACTGAGAGTCTATCGTCGAATAGCGGTCGACGTCGAAGAGTGAGTCGTGAAGAACTGAGTTCTAACGTTCAATCCGACGGAGTCACTCGCTTAATGAGAGATGAATTATCATCGCCGCAGAGGAGGAGACACGCTGCGTCCGATCCTGTTTATCACACCGGTCAACCAATCGCTGACCGGTCAAATCTATTACTGAATTTACAACCTACATGCGCTCAGGCTCAATCACCTGACTGCGATATGGATCGTGGAGCTTATTTAGAGTATCTTCAAAATGAGTTCGAAGAAG TGAAAAGACTCCAAACGCCCAACTCTATCACTCCGATTGCTGATGTGCTTCAAAGTCCAGAAGCGGAAGTAGCTAAGATGTTGGATTCTATATCGGCAGAGGTGATGAAAACATACGGAACTAGTATAGATGAAGCGACCAGACGCGTTCTGAAAGAAAGCATGGTTCAAATGACGTACGAAGATTTCCGGAATGCCGGTGATAGTTTACTGGTTCGTGCCCCTCCTGGCATTCATCGG ATCAGTCTAGCTCTGTGCTTTAGTCGGCAGATCGCCAACGCAATGCTGCAACGCGGTGGACAGAGTCTAAGAAGCGTAACTGATTTTTCCGTTCAGTTTGTCGCGAATACTGCTGCTAATTTTATACTGGAAAGAGGAGGATGG TTAACTACTTTACAAACATTTATCCGTGGACATATATAG
- the LOC141910541 gene encoding CUE domain-containing protein 2-like isoform X2 produces MMNAYLPGFENISSVAICEWMFELSAQLSGRRENENKPPQLLSSYIPDALPPERGVNHQARTFSESSTGSTSSSVSKLSTGSSCDETQIQVLLEMFPAACALEVRHCLCVTDGDVEAAAQMLLVPDESKENSVSIPKNPPSHCLKKKGSAVLDDKCVKDQIVQKYSYIDLDEDKKTFRPPPVKKEPKKMVRYLDGRIVTTKGERFTEIKKEEDEDQKKTYVNLKPARQYRFH; encoded by the exons atgatgAACGCCTATCTACCGGGTTTTGAAAACATCAGTAG TGTGGCGATTTGTGAATGGATGTTTGAGCTGTCGGCTCAGTTGTCGGGTCGCAGGGAAAATG AAAATAAACCACCGCAGTTGCTATCGAGTTACATACCAGACGCTCTTCCGCCTGAACGAGGTGTTAATCATCAAGCGAGAACATTCTCAGAATCATCGACTGGATCGACATCTTCATCTGTC AGTAAGTTAAGTACTGGTAGTAGTTGTGATGAAACACAGATTCAGGTTCTGTTAGAGATGTTTCCAGCTGCGTGTGCTCTCGAGGTGCGTCATTGTCTCTGCGTAACCGACGGCGATGTCGAAGCTGCCGCGCAGATGCTTCTCGTTCCCGACGAATCTAAAGAGAATTCTGTCTCGATCCCTAAAAAC CCACCTTCTCATTGTCTGAAGAAGAAAGGTTCCGCAGTGTTGGACGATAAATGCGTGAAAGATCAAATTGTGCAGAA atattcCTATATAGATCTCGATGAAGACAAGAAGACATTTAGACCACCACCTGTGAAGAAA GAACCAAAGAAGATGGTTCGTTACTTGGACGGTCGAATCGTCACTACTAAAGGTGAAAGATTCACCGAAATTAAGAAAGAAGAAGATGAAGACCAGAAGAAGACATACGTGAATTTAAAACCAGCAAGACAGTACAGGTTCCACTGA